In Flavobacterium sp. N1736, the following are encoded in one genomic region:
- a CDS encoding OsmC family peroxiredoxin produces the protein MKRTAEAQWIGNIKEGKGAITSQSEALNKTNYSFKTRFEENEKGTNPEELLAAAHAGCFTMAVSFALTEKGLDWASLNTKATLSMEGFAIKSIHLSIIGIVPGFTAEEFEAITKDAEKNCLISKALNVQITSEAHLAD, from the coding sequence ATGAAACGTACAGCAGAAGCACAATGGATTGGTAATATAAAAGAGGGTAAAGGCGCAATAACGAGTCAAAGCGAAGCTTTAAACAAAACAAATTACAGTTTTAAAACCCGTTTTGAAGAAAATGAAAAAGGGACAAATCCTGAAGAACTTTTAGCAGCAGCGCACGCAGGATGCTTTACAATGGCTGTGAGTTTTGCATTAACCGAAAAAGGTTTAGACTGGGCATCATTAAACACCAAAGCGACATTATCAATGGAAGGTTTTGCTATCAAATCCATACATCTTTCTATTATAGGTATTGTACCGGGATTTACCGCAGAAGAATTTGAAGCTATTACTAAAGATGCAGAGAAAAACTGCCTGATCTCTAAAGCGCTTAATGTACAAATCACTTCAGAAGCGCATCTTGCAGATTAA
- a CDS encoding SDR family NAD(P)-dependent oxidoreductase, translating into MSTNKVWYITGASKGMGLSLTKQLLSKGHSVAATSRTVNAFEQFAAFGDRFLALEVDLKNEQSIGLSFKKTIEKFGRVDVIVNNAGYGLGGALEELTADEISENFEVNFFAAVRVVQNALPYLREQRSGHIINISSIAGFAPGLGWSMYCAAKFALSGLSEALANDLKPLGINVTNVLPGWFRTSFAKPDSIAYNKNQMAEYNYLREYHEKMNSMDGTQPGNPDQIADAFLELVYSGNPPVNLFLGSDAFNRAKSKIAQLNQEMSDWEKVSKSTDF; encoded by the coding sequence ATGAGCACAAATAAAGTTTGGTATATAACGGGAGCTTCTAAAGGAATGGGATTGTCCTTAACAAAACAACTATTGTCTAAAGGTCACAGCGTTGCAGCTACATCGAGAACGGTAAATGCATTTGAACAATTTGCAGCATTTGGAGACAGGTTTCTCGCATTAGAAGTTGATTTAAAGAATGAGCAATCGATTGGATTATCTTTCAAAAAAACGATTGAAAAGTTTGGCAGGGTCGATGTAATTGTAAATAACGCAGGTTATGGTTTAGGAGGCGCGTTGGAAGAACTTACCGCTGATGAAATAAGCGAAAATTTTGAAGTGAATTTTTTTGCGGCCGTAAGAGTTGTTCAAAATGCTTTGCCGTATCTAAGAGAACAGCGTTCCGGACATATTATTAATATTTCTTCGATAGCCGGTTTTGCTCCGGGATTGGGCTGGTCCATGTATTGTGCTGCAAAATTTGCACTAAGCGGTTTATCTGAAGCACTTGCAAATGACTTAAAACCATTGGGAATAAATGTTACAAATGTTTTGCCGGGATGGTTTAGAACAAGTTTTGCAAAACCGGATTCAATTGCCTACAATAAAAACCAAATGGCAGAGTACAATTACCTGCGTGAATATCATGAAAAAATGAACAGCATGGATGGAACACAACCTGGAAATCCGGATCAAATTGCCGATGCTTTTTTAGAGTTGGTATATAGCGGTAATCCTCCGGTAAACCTGTTTTTGGGCAGCGATGCTTTTAACAGGGCAAAAAGTAAGATTGCACAATTGAATCAGGAAATGTCTGACTGGGAAAAGGTTTCTAAATCGACAGATTTTTGA
- a CDS encoding helix-turn-helix domain-containing protein translates to MAKSTESLEEFYKHKFNDLAQNISRHSGQFNVFRIEDRIAANTTSVTYIRRDFFKIMLFSGNNVFHYGDRSIAINGNTLLFFNPKVPYTYETLEPDTKGCFCVFKEEFFQESFRINLTDLPLFSAGSYPVYKLSDTAYSEISTIFEKIIATIEKDYIYKYELIKSHVSELIYTALELHPAEDLFRLNDAGSRITAAFTELLERQFPIESTSQRFELRSPKDIAQKLSIHVNYLNRAVKKTTGRTTTDHIFERLTTEAKALLKYTNWSIAEISHALGFEDQAHFNNFFKKQTNNSPSSIRKV, encoded by the coding sequence ATGGCAAAATCAACAGAATCTCTCGAAGAATTTTACAAACATAAATTCAACGATTTAGCACAGAATATCTCCAGACATAGCGGACAATTTAATGTCTTTAGAATTGAAGATCGCATTGCAGCAAATACAACATCGGTAACTTATATTCGCAGGGATTTTTTTAAAATTATGCTGTTTTCGGGTAATAATGTGTTTCATTATGGCGACAGAAGTATTGCAATTAACGGTAATACATTGTTATTTTTTAATCCGAAAGTACCGTATACTTATGAAACGCTTGAGCCAGATACTAAAGGATGTTTTTGTGTATTTAAAGAAGAATTTTTTCAGGAAAGTTTCCGTATTAATCTAACCGATTTACCGCTTTTTTCAGCAGGATCTTATCCTGTTTATAAACTTAGTGATACAGCATATAGTGAAATCAGTACCATTTTTGAAAAGATTATTGCAACGATTGAAAAAGACTATATCTATAAGTATGAATTAATTAAAAGCCATGTTAGCGAGTTAATTTATACAGCTTTGGAGCTGCATCCCGCTGAAGACCTTTTCCGGCTAAATGATGCAGGTTCTCGAATTACAGCCGCATTTACAGAACTTCTCGAACGACAGTTTCCTATTGAATCAACATCACAGCGTTTTGAGTTGCGCTCTCCTAAGGATATAGCGCAAAAACTTTCTATACACGTTAATTATCTTAATCGGGCAGTTAAAAAAACAACAGGGCGCACTACCACAGATCATATTTTTGAAAGACTAACTACTGAAGCAAAAGCATTATTAAAATATACCAATTGGAGTATTGCAGAAATTAGCCATGCACTCGGTTTTGAAGATCAGGCACATTTTAATAACTTTTTTAAAAAGCAAACCAATAATAGCCCGTCATCCATTAGAAAGGTTTGA